The Vibrio aphrogenes genomic interval ATTGCCGAATTACAAATTGTTACACTCAACCAAGGTTAAACTATGTCGGTTTATAACACGCTTTGCTTCTTATCGTTTGCTGCGATGCTGATAGCATTGATTAACAGTAAATTTGGTCGTTTACAGACAACGATCGCCATTACTGCAGGCGCAATGGTACTTTCACTTTTGATACTCATTGCCGGTCATAGCGGCTGGTTCAACTTAGTTGATATCGCGTCAAAGACTATGGCAGAGATAAACTTTGAAAACTTCCTATTAAATGGGATTTTAGGTTTCTTATTATTTGCCGGTGGTCTTGGGATCAAACTTCCTCATTTTTCTGATCAAAAATGGGAAATTGCCATACTGGCGTTTGTGGGAACATTATTCTCAACCTTCTTTATCGGTTTCAGCCTCTATTGGATCTGTAATGTGATTAATATTCACATTGATCTCATTTACTGCTTATTGTTTGGTGCATTGATTTCACCAACCGACCCCATCGCTGTATTGGCCATTGTTAAAAAATTAAAAGCTCCACAACGTATTTCGACTCAAATCGAAGGCGAATCTTTATTTAACGATGGTATTGGCTTAGTTATCTTCGTTACCATTTTTACAGTTGCCTTTGGTGGCCACGCTCCAACCTTTGGTAATGTGGTTTCTTTATTTATGCAAGAAGCCGTGGGCGGTATTGTTTATGGTTTTGTATTAGGGCTACTGTTCCATTACCTCATCAGCTCAACCAACGATCACTCAATGGAACTGCTGTTGATGATCTGTATTCCAACCGCAGGTTATGCGTTTGCTGAAACACTCGAGGTATCAGGCCCTCTCGCAATGGTGGTTGCGAGTATCATGATTGGTAACTGGACGCGCTATGTCGGGTTCTCTAAAGAAAGTACCGAACATATGGATCATTTCTGGGAGTTAATTGATGAATTCTTAAATGGCATCTTATTCCTATTAATTGGTATGTCATTATTGCTTTTTGAATTCCACTCAGAAGATTGGATTATGATGGCGATTGCGATTCCACTGGTATTGCTTGCCCGCTTCTTGAGCGTCTGGATCCCATTTATTGGCTTCAAACGTTTCCGCACCTACAATAAATGGTCGGTAAAAATCTTAACTTGGGGCGGCCTACGTGGCGGTCTAGCACTTGCAATGGCACTATCTATTCCACACGGTAAATACTTTGTGACGGCAGATCAAATTGATGTCAAAGAAATCATTATGGTAATGACTTATGCGGTAGTGGTGTTCTCGATTCTCATTCAAGGGTCAACCATCACTCCTATGATCAATAAAGCTAAGTTGGTACAAAAACAAATGGATGAGGCTCAGCAACTAAAAGCCAGTGCTGACACAGCACAAGCTGAAGATACACAGAAAAAAGAGGTTTAACCAGAGCTGCCAACCTAAAAGAAAAGCACCAAACACTCGCCCGAATCCTCTATTCTGATTCGGGCGTTTTTTATGCTGATAGCCCAAAGTTTTTTATGCTAATAGCCCCAAAAAAGCCCGACACATTTAAGTGCCGGGCTGCAATAGTATTTTTATCGATATTGATATTGATATTGATATGATTGAGCTGTCTTTGTGTAGCTTTATTTATCTTTGATAGCCCATCAAATCGATAGTGACATTACTTAATGGTAATGCGAGCAAATTTACGTTTACCAACTTGGTATACAGAGGTGCCCACTTGTGGGATCAATTTAGTATCTTCAATTTTCTCCCCATCCATTTTCGCCGCACCTTGACGAATCATACGCATCGCATCAGAAGTAGAAGCGACTAGACCCGCTTCTTTTAAAGCGTTCGTAATGGCAATTCCTGCTTCAAATTCAAATTCAGGCATTTCATCTGGGATTTGATTTTTCGCGAAACGGTTCACAAATTCTTGTTCTGCCGCTTCCGCATCTGCTTCAGAGTGGAAACGAGCAATGATTTCTTTAGCTAGCAGCACTTTAATGTCACGAGGGTTTTTACCCGCTTCAACATCTGCTTTAAATTGAGCTACTTCTTCTAATGGACGGAACGACAACAATTCGTAGTAACTCCACATCAAATCATCAGAGATTGACATGATTTTACCAAACATTTCACTTGGCGCTTCACTCACACCAATGTAGTTATGCGCTGATTTAGACATTTTTTTCTCACCGTCTAAACCCACTAATAATGGCATCATCAGAACGACTTGTGGTTTTTGACCATGGGCTTTTTGTAGCTCACGTCCCATCAATAAGTTGAACTTCTGATCAGTACCGCCTAGCTCCACGTCTGTTTCCATCGCAACAGAATCATAGCCTTGTAGTAACGGATACATAAACTCATGAATCGCAATAGGTTGGTTGCTGGCATAACGTTTTTTGAAATCATCACGCTCTAGCATACGGGCAACCGTTTGATTTGATGCTAAACGGATCATGCCTTCTGCGCCAAGATGTGATAACCACTCTGAGTTAAACTGAATAGTCGTTTTTTCTGGGTCTAGAATCTTAAAGACTTGCTTCTTATAGGTTTCAGCATTAGCCAGAACATCTTCACGAGTCAGTGGTGGACGGGTCGTATTTTTACCACTTGGATCACCAACCATACCGGTGAAGTCACCAATCAAAAACGTGACTTCATGACCAAGGTCTTGGAAAGTACGAAGTTTATTTAAAATAACCGTGTGGCCTAAATGAATATCAGGGGCAGTTGGATCGGCACCTAATTTAATTTTCAGCGGACGATTCTCTTTTAACTTTTCAATCAGTTCTTCTTCAGGGATAAGCTCATCAACACCACGTTTAATCTCAGCTAATGCAGCTTCAATACTCGACATTTAGGTTTTCTCCAACAATTCTGTAAAAATGTATAATCAGGACATAATACGCAATAGCGCTGTTTTTGGAAACCAGTTAGACTGGCACATCTCTTTTTCCAAGCAATTTATTGCCACAATAACAGAATAATTTTCAACAATGCGAGCATTCCTTAATCAATTACCGTTTTTTCATAAAGCATGGATAGCTTTTATTAGCGCTGTCACAGTTATGCTTGCTTTCTCTCTTCCTGACATGGAAGAACTCACCCGTAATGAGCCTCGTTTAACGGTTGGAAAACATTACCCACTCACGATTTCTGATGACATATTAACGCCCCAAGGGCCTCCCAAAGTATTTATCGACTGGGAAACCTATACGGTAAAATCGGGAGAAAGTACCGCCCTTTTATTTAATCGCATTGGTTTATCTGCCCAATTACTTTATCAGTTGGTTTCCAGTGATAAAGCAATTGAAAATCAATTATCTCGTCTTCGCCCAGGAGACAAATTGATTTTTGGATTTAATGAAGATCATGAATTTACTCAATTAATTCGCCCCATTTCTGCTTATGAATCATTTCGAATTTCAAAAGTAAAAGATAGCTTTCGCTCTCATATCGAGAAAAAAGAGATCAATACCCATTTAAACCATGCAGAGGCAACCATCACGTCAAGTTTTTGGAACGCCGGTGCTTCTTCCGGTTTAACTGCCAATCAAATTATGTCGTTAGCGGGTATTTTTGGCTGGGATATCGATTTTGCATTAGATATTCGCGCGGGCGACCATTTTGAAGTGTTGTTTGAAGAGCAATTTGTAGAAGGTCGCAATATTGGCGGCGGAAACATTATTGCCGCCGTCTTTAGTAACCAAGGTAGTACCTTCAAAGCTATATTAAATCCTGATGATGGCAATTATTACGACGAGAATGGTCGTGCAATGAAAAAAGCCTTTTTACGCTCACCCGTAGATTTTCGTCGAGTCAGTTCTAACTTTAACCCAACTCGTCGCCACCCAGTAACCGGAAAAGTCACAGCGCACCGTGGCACTGATTATGCGGCGCCAGTGGGAACACCGATTTGGGCCGCGGGTGATGGCATCGTAGATAAATCTGGCTATAACCAATTTAATGGTAACTATGTATTTATTCGTCATAGCAACACTTATATTACTAAGTATCTTCATTTACAAAAACGCTTAGTCAAAACGGGTCAACGTGTAAAACAAGGCGATACGATTGGCACATTAGGCGGAACCGGACGTGTCACAGGCCCACACTTACACTATGAGTTTCTCGTGAATGGGGTCCATAAAAATCCACGTACGGTCGATTTGCCTCAATCTAAATCCCTTTCAGGGCAGAAAAAACAAAAATTCATTCAATTTGCTAATCAACAATTAGCCAAATTGGAACGTTATGATAATCGTTTAATTGCCAATGAATAAACCAAGCTATTGATTGCTCAGTCTTTCTGTCTAGTTTCAGTCTGTCTAGTTGCAATCTGTCGAACTACAATCTGTCCAACGACACTGAAGACTTTAGGTTAGACATAAAAAAGGCCCAGTTAATTAAAAACTAACTGGGCCTTTATTATTTTTTGCACGCTACACGCTAAATGAAGCGCCGCAGCCACATGTCGTCGTGGCATTAGGGTTATTCACAAAGAAACGTGAGCCTTCTAATCCTTCGGTGTAATCGACAACGCCACCGATTAAATATTGTAAGCTCATCGGATCAACGACTAAAGTAACGCCTTGCTTCACAATGGTCATGTCACCGTCGTTGATATTTTCATCAAAAGTAAAACCATATTGAAATCCACTACAACCACCACCGGTGATATAAACACGTAATTTCAAATTTGGATTTTCTTCTTCTGAAATTAATGCTTTAACGCGAGATGCAGCAGTATCAGAAAAAGATAATGGTAATTGTTCATCGCTCATGACGACCTCTCTCATTAGCGTACTTACCAAGTAAAACTACTCAGTATCACGATTAGGTAGAATGCGCCGCTATCCAAAGCGCATTACAGATAGGGTGATTATCCAATACCTGACCTTATCGTTCAAGTATTCATCGTCACTTAGTAAATAAAACGATGAAAACTAACATTACTTCTCTGTTACAAGAAAAAAACGAGGAAACAAGTACAAATAGTGTCATCTAATATACAATACCGACACGAATTTAATCATTCACATAATGAATCTCTTCTGCCTAACTTATCTGGCCTACTGTCAATAAGCCGAGCAGCGAGTAAGTCGTCATACACTATTTAAGGATAGAGCATGAGTAAATCCTCAGAACTATACCAAAAAGCCCAACAAACCATTCCCGGTGGTGTTAACTCTCCCGTTCGAGCATTCAACGGTGTGGGAGGTGATCCTCTTTTTATCGAACGTGCTGATGGGCCATTAATTTTTGATGCCGATGGTAAAGCTTACATTGATTACGTCGGCTCTTGGGGCCCAATGATTTTAGGCCACAACAATAAAGCCGTTCGTAATGCTGTTATCAAAGCGGCAGAGCGTGGTTTAAGCTTTGGCGCACCGACCAAAACTGAAATCAAAATGGCGGAGCTGGTGTCTGAAATGGTGCCATCCATGGAACAATTACGCATGGTAAGCTCTGGTACGGAAGCAACAATGAGTGCGATTCGTCTTGCTCGTGGCTTTACTGGCCGAGATAAAATTCTAAAATTTGAAGGTTGCTACCACGGCCATGCCGATAGCCTACTGGTCAAGGCGGGATCTGGCGCATTAACTTTAGGTCAACCTAGCTCTCCGGGCGTTCCGGCTGATTTTGCTAAACACACCCTCACCGCAACTTTTAACGACCTTGAATCTGTCCGCGCTTTATTTGCAGCCAACCCAGAACAAATTGCTTGTATCATTGTTGAACCTGTCGCTGGTAACATGAACTGCATTCCACCTGTTGAAGGCTTTTTAGAAGGTCTACGTGAGATTTGTGACGAGCATAAAGCCCTATTGATTTTTGATGAAGTGATGACAGGGTTCCGTGTCGCTGAAGGTGGTGCGCAAGATTTTTATGATATCAAACCGGATTTAACCACTTTAGGTAAAATCATCGGTGGTGGTATGCCTGTTGGTGCCTTTGGTGGCCGTAAAGACGTGATGCAATATGTTGCGCCAACCGGACCTGTTTACCAAGCTGGTACGTTATCTGGTAACCCTATCGCTATGGCAGCTGGCCTTGCATGCTTGAAAGAGTTGCGCGGTGAAGAAAATGAAGCTCGTTTAGCTAAACGCACTAAGCAGTTAACTAAAGGCTTGAAGAAAGCGGCTGAAAAATATGACATTCCTTTTGCCGTCAACCGTGCCGGTGGTATGTTCGGTTTCTTCTTTACCGATAAAAAACACATTACTTGTTACCAAGACGTCACTCAATGTGATACTGAGCGCTTTAAACGTTTCTTCCATTTAATGCTAGAGCATGGTGTTTACTTAGCACCGTCAGCGTTTGAAGCCAGTTTTATGTCTTTAGCGCATTCCTCTCGCGAAATCGAAGCAACGATTGAAGCCGCTGAACGTAGCTTTGCTATTATGGCAAAAGAAAAATAACGATTATGGCAAAAGTGCTCTAATTGCAAACAAGCTCTAATAATTGCAAAAGAGTGATCATTGCACCAATCAACTCGCCCTACATTCCAATGGATTCTAGGGCGAGCCTTTTGTTTACCACTGCCAATT includes:
- a CDS encoding cation:proton antiporter, with amino-acid sequence MSVYNTLCFLSFAAMLIALINSKFGRLQTTIAITAGAMVLSLLILIAGHSGWFNLVDIASKTMAEINFENFLLNGILGFLLFAGGLGIKLPHFSDQKWEIAILAFVGTLFSTFFIGFSLYWICNVINIHIDLIYCLLFGALISPTDPIAVLAIVKKLKAPQRISTQIEGESLFNDGIGLVIFVTIFTVAFGGHAPTFGNVVSLFMQEAVGGIVYGFVLGLLFHYLISSTNDHSMELLLMICIPTAGYAFAETLEVSGPLAMVVASIMIGNWTRYVGFSKESTEHMDHFWELIDEFLNGILFLLIGMSLLLFEFHSEDWIMMAIAIPLVLLARFLSVWIPFIGFKRFRTYNKWSVKILTWGGLRGGLALAMALSIPHGKYFVTADQIDVKEIIMVMTYAVVVFSILIQGSTITPMINKAKLVQKQMDEAQQLKASADTAQAEDTQKKEV
- the tyrS gene encoding tyrosine--tRNA ligase; this encodes MSSIEAALAEIKRGVDELIPEEELIEKLKENRPLKIKLGADPTAPDIHLGHTVILNKLRTFQDLGHEVTFLIGDFTGMVGDPSGKNTTRPPLTREDVLANAETYKKQVFKILDPEKTTIQFNSEWLSHLGAEGMIRLASNQTVARMLERDDFKKRYASNQPIAIHEFMYPLLQGYDSVAMETDVELGGTDQKFNLLMGRELQKAHGQKPQVVLMMPLLVGLDGEKKMSKSAHNYIGVSEAPSEMFGKIMSISDDLMWSYYELLSFRPLEEVAQFKADVEAGKNPRDIKVLLAKEIIARFHSEADAEAAEQEFVNRFAKNQIPDEMPEFEFEAGIAITNALKEAGLVASTSDAMRMIRQGAAKMDGEKIEDTKLIPQVGTSVYQVGKRKFARITIK
- a CDS encoding peptidoglycan DD-metalloendopeptidase family protein yields the protein MRAFLNQLPFFHKAWIAFISAVTVMLAFSLPDMEELTRNEPRLTVGKHYPLTISDDILTPQGPPKVFIDWETYTVKSGESTALLFNRIGLSAQLLYQLVSSDKAIENQLSRLRPGDKLIFGFNEDHEFTQLIRPISAYESFRISKVKDSFRSHIEKKEINTHLNHAEATITSSFWNAGASSGLTANQIMSLAGIFGWDIDFALDIRAGDHFEVLFEEQFVEGRNIGGGNIIAAVFSNQGSTFKAILNPDDGNYYDENGRAMKKAFLRSPVDFRRVSSNFNPTRRHPVTGKVTAHRGTDYAAPVGTPIWAAGDGIVDKSGYNQFNGNYVFIRHSNTYITKYLHLQKRLVKTGQRVKQGDTIGTLGGTGRVTGPHLHYEFLVNGVHKNPRTVDLPQSKSLSGQKKQKFIQFANQQLAKLERYDNRLIANE
- the erpA gene encoding iron-sulfur cluster insertion protein ErpA; amino-acid sequence: MSDEQLPLSFSDTAASRVKALISEEENPNLKLRVYITGGGCSGFQYGFTFDENINDGDMTIVKQGVTLVVDPMSLQYLIGGVVDYTEGLEGSRFFVNNPNATTTCGCGASFSV
- the hemL gene encoding glutamate-1-semialdehyde 2,1-aminomutase, producing the protein MSKSSELYQKAQQTIPGGVNSPVRAFNGVGGDPLFIERADGPLIFDADGKAYIDYVGSWGPMILGHNNKAVRNAVIKAAERGLSFGAPTKTEIKMAELVSEMVPSMEQLRMVSSGTEATMSAIRLARGFTGRDKILKFEGCYHGHADSLLVKAGSGALTLGQPSSPGVPADFAKHTLTATFNDLESVRALFAANPEQIACIIVEPVAGNMNCIPPVEGFLEGLREICDEHKALLIFDEVMTGFRVAEGGAQDFYDIKPDLTTLGKIIGGGMPVGAFGGRKDVMQYVAPTGPVYQAGTLSGNPIAMAAGLACLKELRGEENEARLAKRTKQLTKGLKKAAEKYDIPFAVNRAGGMFGFFFTDKKHITCYQDVTQCDTERFKRFFHLMLEHGVYLAPSAFEASFMSLAHSSREIEATIEAAERSFAIMAKEK